The Dermacentor albipictus isolate Rhodes 1998 colony unplaced genomic scaffold, USDA_Dalb.pri_finalv2 scaffold_179, whole genome shotgun sequence genome has a window encoding:
- the LOC139053748 gene encoding uncharacterized protein encodes MATQVGPPIFDEGDDKWDAYQVRLEAFFEAHEIVDPKKRRALLVAALSTKTVDLLAGRCAPNKIQDLTYEAAVQKLAEYFAPKGNEIAESYQFFTRNQQADESTSDFIVELRKMANRCNFGQALERMLRDRLVCGLRDAGVRRNLLARHTLTLQEAEDVALAAEMAARNVQQMGDGPIREGVHAVRTKQERQKFSRRPQPDRMKNSNNEVQTGCLCCGSDTHKIAKCRFRRVECFSCRKRGHLASMCNSKPHQENVAHCEEPSSDSEDYGQFLLHLRESSTGLVRPIWQTLQWKGVPVKMQVDTGSPVSIVTWPTYAQHRHCWPRLDKSSLQLSCFLGRLPVKGQLKVPVTYDGKTTNATLVVLGCSGPNLCGRDIIQAFQLTGASVLNVDVNDGKPPAPDQIAIADTLRAEYADLFSPGLGLIKGPPVHLQLREGTIPRFCKARSIPYALQEPVNAEIAKLADTGILTQVASAEWAAPLVPVVKKDGSIRLCGDFRTTVNTACHTEQYPLPKIRDIFAKLSGEEVFSTIDLKDAYNQLPIDDATKKLLVVNTPKGLYSFNRLPFGVASAPAVFQKRMEALLQGLPGVQVYLDDVVVAEKTGNCDTLRKVFQRFREAGVKLHPLKCRFRALPRRHAPGQPVWCKDYRAGASWRPGVIQNTRGARLSTVKTEDGELCERHEDQLRHRADAQQPTSLDEEGAERNGGLAPPNEDADPLAGFSGTSPNCSASEEHETGAANTGVPEEQDTGTANAGPLAVPIRRSNRRRKAPDRFQSSS; translated from the exons atggcgacgcaagttggGCCGCCTATTTTTGACGAAGGGGACGACAAATGGGACGCATATCAGGTGCGATTAGAAGCTTTTTTCGAAGCCCACGAGATTGTCGATCCGAAGAAGCGTCGGGCCTTACTTGTTGCCGCCCTTAGTACCAAGACTGTAGATCTCCTGGCAGGCCGTTGTGCGCCTAACAAAATTCAGGATCTGACGTACGAAGCAGCAGTTCAAAAACTGGCCGAGTATTTTGCACCGAAAGGCAACGAGATAGCGGAGTCTTATCAGTTTTTCACAAGGAATCAGCAAGCTGACGAGTCGACAAGCGACTTCATTGTCGAGCTACGGAAAATGGCTAACAGGTGCAATTTTGGCCAGGCGCTAGAGAGAATGCTGCGTGACAGGCTTGTCTGCGGTCTACGGGATGCTGGAGTGCGTCGTAATCTGCTAGCAAGGCACACGCTAACACTGCAGGAAGCAGAGGATGTGGCGCTAGCCGCTGAGATGGCTGCACGCAACGTACAACAGATGGGAGATGGGCCAATCAGAGAGGGCGTCCACGCAGTGCGAACGAAGCAAGAGCGGCAGAAGTTCTCCAGAAGACCACAGCCAGACAGGATGAAAAATTCGAACAATGAAGTACAGACCGGCTGCCTTTGCTGCGGAAGCGACACCCACAAGATCGCCAAATGCAGGTTCCGCCGCGTTGAGTGTTTCTCTTGTCGGAAGAGGGGACACCtggcttcaatgtgcaattccaAGCCACACCAAGAAAACGTAGCTCACTGTGAGGAACCATCCTCGGACAGCGAGGACTACGGACAGTTCCTGTTACACCTCCGTGAGTCGTCGACAGGACTGGTTCGGCCGATATGGCAAACGTTACAATGGAAAGGGGTGCCTGTGAAGATGCAAGTGGACACAGGGTCACCAGTGTCAATAGTGACATGGCCAACTTATGCCCAGCATCGCCACTGCTGGCCCAGGCTCGACAAGTCGTCGTTGCAACTGAGTTGCTTCCTAGGGAGACTACCAGTTAAAGGGCAGCTGAAAGTTCCTGTCACCTACGATGGAAAAACCACCAACGCGACGCTAGTAGTGCTCGGCTGCTCAGGCCCCAACCTGTGTGGGCGAGACATCATTCAAGCATTCCAGCTGACTGGAGCCTCAGTGCTCAACGTGGACGTCAACGACGGTAAGCCGCCAGCTCCTGACCAAATTGCCATTGCTGATACGCTGAGGGCGGAATATGCCGATTTGTTTTCGCCAGGGCTAGGATTAATCAAGGGGCCTCCGGTTCATCTACAGTTACGCGAAGGAACCATACCGCGATTCTGCAAGGCCCGTTCTATACCGTACGCACTACAAGAGCCTGTAAATGCAGAAATCGCAAAGTTGGCTGACACGGGCATACTGACGCAGGTCGCCAGCGCCGAGTGGGCTGCGCCACTCGTTCCCGTCGTCAAGAAGGACGGCTCCATCCGCTTGTGTGGCGATTTTAGAACGACAGTCAACACAGCATGCCACACGGAACAATATCCGCTGCCAAAGATAAGGGACATATTTGCGAAGCTCAGCGGAGAGGAAGTATTCAGTACAATAGATTTGAAGGATGCATACAACCAGCTACCAATAGATGACGCGACAAAGAAGCTGCTGGTAGTAAACACGCCAAAAGGGTTGTATAGCTTCAACCGGCTGCCGTTTGGGGTGGCGTCGGCACCGGCAGTTTTTCAGAAGCGAATGGAAGCACTGTTGCAAGGGCTACCGGGTGTGCAAGTGTACTTAGACGATGTGGTGGTCGCCGAGAAAACAGGAAATTGTGACACGTTGCGCAAAGTGTTCCAGCGGTTCAGGGAAGCCGGTGTTAAACTTCACCCGCTCAAATGCAGATTCC GAGCACTTCCGCGCAGACATGCGCCCGGACAACCGGTGTGGTGCAAGGACTATAGGGCAGGTGCGAGCTGGAGACCCGGAGTGATACAGAATACCAGGGGCGCCCGCCTGAGCACGGTCAAGACGGAGGATGGGGAACTATGTGAGCGTCATGAAGATCAGCTACGACACCGCGCGGATGCTCAGCAACCAACATCGCTGGACGAGGAAGGCGCTGAAAGGAACGGAGGATTAGCCCCACCAAACGAAGATGCAGACCCTCTGGCGGGCTTTTCAGGTACCAGCCCCAATTGCTCGGCTAGCGAAGAGCACGAAACGGGAGCTGCCAACACTGGAGTCCCGGAAGAGCAAGACACGGGTACTGCCAATGCTGGACCTCTGGCAGTTCCAATTCGCAGATCAAACCGGCGTCGCAAGGCGCCAGACCGTTTCCAGAGCTCCTCCTAA